A region from the Triticum aestivum cultivar Chinese Spring chromosome 3D, IWGSC CS RefSeq v2.1, whole genome shotgun sequence genome encodes:
- the LOC123075829 gene encoding uncharacterized protein, with the protein MLGRNRRGRGRGRGRAGADQPGDGVGVEEVTTELVFEQNRPICAPLQQKLSDVPVLKFNLGAEDLEVEYNRVINEINKRASKIAPGLYMNKPITPIQNPQNCPKPYNYDDRTKWGHSYYTVEMRFHRKCQHPYRGLRIQIISRDYDGYMLGFRRRRNGLWTNWYYCSNKEFPIPFFIQEGAIKLPFREDYVIKPLIGGAKTFMNIFDQFAQYPEVRNTTEITAAFLSAVVVLSEARCIIWVFREVKNRIRRNEVPSHPDCKVPGKELPTGLAWTSIGDWSMDCKQVLRSAFKGEYTPRTGEKFSQTVVPVKTFGQLISQDEESGHLSLLMRVEDIAAPEGGWVLTGLRKKVNNPGLKVVDPGFPDDPELPEDE; encoded by the exons ATGCTGGGTCGGAatcggagggggagggggaggggaaggggaagagCCGGCGCGGATCAGCCGGGCGACGGCGTAGGCGTCGAGGAGGTGACCACGGAGCTCGTGTTCGAGCAAAACAGGCCCATTTGCGCGCCTCTGCAGCAAAAACTTAGT GATGTCCCCGTACTCAAATTTAACTTGGGAGCAGAGGATTTGGAAGTTGAATACAATAGGGTCATCAACGAGATTAACAAGAGAGCTAGCAAAATAGCCCCTGGGCTGTACATGAACAAACCAATAACACCCATCCAAAATCCACAAAACTGTCCAAAGCCCTATAACTATGATGATCGAACCAAGTGGGGACACAGCTACTATACCGTTGAGATGAGGTTCCACCGCAAATGTCAACATCCATATCGTGGATTGAGGATCCAGATCATCTCTAGGGACTATGATGGTTATATGCTGGGGTTTAGGAGGCGTAGGAATGGACTCTGGACCAACTGGTACTACTGCAGCAACAAGGAGTTCCCCATCCCTTTCTTTATTCAAGAAGGCGCGATAAAGCTACCATTCCGAGAAGACTATGTCATTAA GCCTCTTATTGGTGGAgctaaaacatttatgaatatctTTGATCAATTTGCACAATACCCGGAAGTGAGAAACACGACGGAAATAACAGCAGCGTTTCTGTCCGCTGTGGTGGTTCTGTCTGAGGCAAGGTGCATCATTTGGGTATTTAGGGAAGTGAAGAATCGGATCCGAAGAAATGAAGTACCATCACATCCTGACTGTAAGGTCCCTGGAAAGGAACTCCCCACTGGATTGGCTTGGACCTCAATTGGAGACTGGAGCATGGACTGTAAACAGGTTTTACGTTCTGCGTTCAAGGGAGAATATACTCCACGTACCGGTGAAAAATTCTCGCAAACTGTGGTACCTGTCAAGACGTTTGGGCAACTTATCTCACAAGATGAAGAATCTGGACACCTGAGCCTGTTGATGCGCGTGGAGGATATAGCAGCTCCGGAGGGTGGGTGGGTGCTCACAGGGTTGAGGAAGAAGGTGAATAATCCTGGACTTAAAGTCGTTGACCCAGGATTCCCGGATGATCCCGAATTACCTGAGGATGAGTGA